In Podospora pseudoanserina strain CBS 124.78 chromosome 5, whole genome shotgun sequence, a single window of DNA contains:
- the SGD1 gene encoding suppressor of glycerol defect (COG:T; EggNog:ENOG503NXJN; BUSCO:EOG09261I1G), with product MAPRGQGTIKRPALPPHLLKELGASDNHKRRDNRTTVTSRKEQRKAERQGKRTGRSDAIRNRQAPAPQRNQPSSSKSQPPKKSPAAPAKAEPKSALKNNKRPEPDSDEEDEDDFGGFDDEDDELSDGILNEDSDEDMGDDGEHHDDEDSQEDDEDEDEEEDEEDEDTPPPTNKKLSKTLKDKFAEDDAEIAALEKKLGMKGKKKLPQSFIDDGLGELLGELDGNLEDGGSDKRKRKAEADEWLAQKRRKAEAAAAASTQKKRAQPDFDESEDGDSDEDMDDMDEDMDGFGCEGDGLDGEEDEEGSDEGEEDGFDDFGSEDEDMEEPPAKKVRENPYVAPTTGQTAKYVPPSLRKATGSESELEARVRRQTQGLVNRITEANLLTILGEIEKLYRDNARQHVTSALVDLLLIQVCDPTSLPDTLLILSAGFASAAYKVFGTDFGAQLIQEVVERYDKYYEEAQEAALGGPDVPKQTSNLITFVSQLYNFQLIGPGLIFDYIRTLLDNLSELNAELLLRIVRMCGTTLRTDDPMALKDIVTLIPGAVAKHGEKNLTVRTKFMIETITDLKNNKLKAGAGASAIVSEHTAKMKKTLGQLKARKLKAMEPLRIGLQDIRDADKTGKWWLVGASWAGKSKDKKDAKEKPATEEREDDDSDDESIVLDDFEEGPDLLELAREQGMNTEVRRSIFVTILSALDVQDAYIRILKLRLNKERQREIATVITKCVGAEKHYNPYYTLIARKVCENMREVKWSFQTCLWKMFGRMGETGFVEEDEELEEEELEEEFSTQRLINTAKMVGSLIASGHMSLIAIRRLNLAYLQKRTRNWMEIMLNTLLLECQTGEKPGEEVITKVFAAVNTAPEFAIQLQHFLKKVTRKTDLTASKKETKLVRGGCKMAEAALQAVVAAEELL from the coding sequence ATGGCTCCTCGTGGACAGGGCACCATTAAGCGGCCAGCGCTGCCGCCGCATCTTCTCAAGGAACTGGGCGCATCAGATAACCATAAACGACGAGACAATCGCACGACAGTTACGTCGAGAAAGGAGCAGCGCAAGGCGGAGCGACAGGGCAAAAGGACTGGAAGATCAGATGCGATTCGGAATCGCCAAGCGCCCGCGCCTCAGCGAAAtcagccatcatcgtcaaaaTCTCAACCCCCGAAGAAGTCTCCCGCGGCGCCTGCGAAAGCCGAACCGAAATCCGCACTGAAGAATAATAAAAGGCCTGAGCCAGActctgacgaggaggatgaagatgacttTGGGGGTttcgatgatgaagacgatgagcTGTCAGATGGCATCCTAAATGAGGACTCGGACGAGGACATGGGTGATGACGGGGAGcaccacgacgacgaagatTCGCAAgaggacgatgaagatgaagatgaggaggaggacgaggaggacgaagataccccaccaccaacaaatAAGAAGCTCTCCAAGACGCTGAAGGATAAATtcgccgaggatgatgccgagATTGCAGCTCTGGAAAAGAAACTAGGGatgaagggcaagaagaagctgccaCAGTCATTCATCGATGACGGTCTGGGTGAACTTTTGGGAGAGTTAGATGGAAATCTGGAAGATGGGGGCTCAGACAAGCGGAAGCGCAAGGCCGAGGCAGATGAGTGGCTGGctcagaagaggaggaaggcggaggctgctgccgctgcatCGACGCAGAAAAAGCGAGCACAACCAGACTTTGACGAgagcgaggatggggatAGCGACGAGGACATGGATGATATGGATGAGGATATGGATGGTTTCGGTTGTGAAGGAGATGGTttggatggtgaagaagacgaagaaggaagcgatgagggtgaggaggacggaTTCGATGACTTTGGATcagaggatgaggatatgGAAGAACCACCTGCAAAAAAAGTCCGCGAAAACCCCTATGTTGCTCCAACAACAGGGCAGACGGCAAAATATGTCCCTCCATCACTACGCAAAGCCACAGGTTCGGAATCAGAGCTGGAGGCCCGAGTTCGTCGGCAGACACAAGGCCTTGTCAACAGGATTACTGAAGCGAACCTTTTGACCATTCTCGGCGAAATTGAGAAGCTTTACAGAGACAACGCTCGACAGCACGTCACATCCGCCCTCGTTGATTTACTCCTTATTCAAGTGTGTGATCCCACAAGCTTGCCAGACACACTCCTTATTCTCTCGGCCGGCTTTGCCTCTGCAGCCTACAAAGTGTTTGGAACGGACTTTGGAGCGCAATTGATCCAGGAGGTGGTAGAGCGCTACGACAAGTACTACGAGGAAGCTCAGGAGGCCGCACTTGGTGGGCCAGATGTACCGAAGCAAACATCAAACCTGATAACATTCGTCTCACAGCTGTACAACTTCCAGCTGATCGGCCCAGGCTTGATATTCGACTACATTCGTACCCTTCTGGATAACCTTTCTGAGCTGAATGCTGAACTACTGCTTCGAATTGTGCGGATGTGTGGTACTACCCTCCGCACGGACGACCCAATGGCTCTCAAAGACATTGTCACGTTGATTCCAGGAGCCGTGGCGAAGCATGGCGAAAAGAACCTGACCGTTAGGACCAAGTTCATGATTGAGACCATCACAGATCTCAAAAAtaacaagctcaaggctggAGCCGGTGCGTCAGCTATTGTTTCGGAGCATACCGCCAAAATGAAGAAGACACTGGGTCAGCTCAAGGCAAGGAAACTAAAGGCAATGGAACCATTACGCATCGGGCTGCAAGATATCCGAGACGCTGACAAGACTGGAAaatggtggttggttggtgccAGCTGGGCAGGCAAATCCAAGGATAAGAAGGATGCCAAAGAAAAGCCAGCCACTGAAGAGCGAGAAGATGACGACAGTGACGACGAAAGCATCGTGCTAGATGACTTTGAAGAAGGTCCCGATCTTTTGGAACTGGCCAGAGAGCAAGGCATGAATACCGAGGTCCGGCGGTCCATCTTTGTCACCATCTTGTCAGCTCTCGACGTCCAAGACGCCTATATCAGGATTCTCAAACTCCGCCTCAACAAGGAACGCCAAAGGGAGATCGCGACTGTGATCACCAAATGCGTTGGCGCTGAGAAGCACTACAACCCTTACTACACTCTCATCGCCAGAAAGGTTTGCGAGAACATGCGTGAGGTGAAGTGGTCATTCCAGACTTGCCTCTGGAAGATGTTTGGCAGGATGGGTGAAACTGGCTttgtggaagaggacgaggagctggaagaggaagagctcgaggAAGAGTTCAGCACCCAAAGGTTAATCAACACGGCCAAGATGGTGGGTTCATTGATTGCGAGTGGGCATATGAGCTTGATCGCCATTAGGCGGCTGAATCTCGCCTATCTGCAAAAGAGGACACGAAACTGGATGGAGATCATGCTCAacacgctgctgctggagtgCCAGACAGGTGAGAAGCCTGGGGAAGAGGTTATCACGAAGGTGTTTGCGGCTGTCAACACTGCCCCTGAATTTGCCATTCAGTTGCAGCACTTTTTGAAGAAGGTCACGAGAAAGACGGATCTGACTGCAAGCAAAAAGGAGACAAAGTtggtgaggggagggtgCAAGATGGCAGAGGCGGCACTACAAGCCGTCGTAGCAGCCGAAGAGTTGTTGTAA
- a CDS encoding hypothetical protein (EggNog:ENOG503PTES): protein MGKRKMDEAAAERIRAARGDKDPFARRAATTVRQSKQGGESPSGKKDGSSSKDGKSEGSGSKGSSSSNWRT from the exons ATGGGTAAGAGAAAGATGGACGAAGCCGCAGCCGAGCGGATCCGAGCAGCAAGAGGTGACAAG GACCCCTTCGCCAGACGGGCAGCAACCACGGTGCGGCAAAGCAAGCAGGGCGGCGAATCACCATCGGGCAAGAAAGatggaagcagcagcaaggatGGCAAGAGTGAGGGGAGTGGTAGCAAGGGGAGTAGTTCCTCAAATTGGAGGACATAG
- the LPD1 gene encoding dihydrolipoamide dehydrogenase precursor (COG:C; EggNog:ENOG503NXXS), whose translation MLSQRLLLGRTAVRSALKPSGSPIALASRWSRTYASQSEEKDLVIIGGGVAGYVAAIKAGQEGMKVACIEKRGTLGGTCLNVGCIPSKSLLNNSHLYHQILHDTKHRGIEVGDVKLNLQQLMKAKETSVTGLTKGVEFLLKKNGVEYIKGTGSFQDEHTVKVELNDGGETSVTGKNILIATGSEVTPFPGLTIDEQTVISSTGAIALEKVPEKLVVIGGGIIGLEMASVWSRLGSKVTVVEYLDQIGGPGMDTEVAKGIQKILKKQGITFKTGTKVLSGEKTGDEVKVQTEAAKGGKEETLDADVVLVAIGRRPYTGGLGLENIGLELDERGRVIIDAEYRTKIPHIRCVGDATFGPMLAHKAEEEAVAVVEYIKKGYGHVNYGCIPSVMYTFPEVAWVGQSEQDLKKADIPYRVGTFPFSANSRAKTNLDTEGFVKILADPETDRLLGIHIIGPNAGEMIAEGTLALEYGASSEDIARTCHAHPTLSEAFKEAAMATHAKAIHF comes from the exons ATGCTGTCACAGAGATTACTACTCGGCCGGACCGCTGTCAGGTCCGCCCTCAAGCCATCAGG CTCCCCAATTGCCCTTGCGAGCAGATGGTCCAGGACTTATGCTTCCCAGTCTG aggagaaggatcttgtcatcatcggtggtggtgttgctggctatgttgccgccatcaaggccgGCCAGGAGGGCATGAAG GTCGCATGCATCGAGAAGCGCGGAACACTCGGCGGAACCTGCCTCAACGTCGGATGCATCCCATCAAAATCGCTCCTTAACAACTCACATCTGTACCACCAGATCCTCCACGACACAAAACACCGTGGTATCGAGGTCGGTGATGTCAagctcaacctccaacagctcatgaaggccaaggagacaTCCGTCACTGGTCTCACCAAGGGTGTCGAGTTCCTGCTCAAGAAGAACGGCGTTGAGTATATCAAGGGTACCGGCAGCTTCCAGGATGAGCACACCGTCAAGGTCGAGCTCAACGACGGCGGCGAGACCAGCGTCACTGGCAAgaacatcctcatcgccaccgGTTCCGAGGTtacccccttccccggccTCACGATTGACGAGCAGACCGTCATCAGCAGCACTGGCGCCATTGCCCTCGAGAAGGTCCCCGAGAAGCTCGTCgtcattggtggtggtatcatTGGTCTCGAGATGGCCTCCGTCTGGTCTCGCCTGGGCTCCAAGGTCACCGTTGTCGAGTACCTCGACCAGATCGGCGGTCCCGGTATGGACACCGAGGTTGCCAAGGGCATCCAGAAGATCCTGAAGAAGCAGGGCATCACCTTCAAGACCGGTACCAAGGTCCTTTCCGGCGAGAAGACTGGTGATGAGGTCAAGGTTCAGaccgaggctgccaagggcggcaaggaggagacg CTCGATGCTGACGTCGTCCTTGTTGCTATTGGTCGTCGCCCCTATACCGGcggtcttggccttgagaaCATCGGCCTCGAGCTCGATGAGCGCGGCCGTGTCATTATCGACGCCGAGTACCGCACCAAGATCCCCCACATTCGCTGCGTCGGCGACGCCACCTTCGGCCCCATGCTTGCGcacaaggctgaggaggaggctgttgctgttgtcgagTACATCAAGAAGGGCTACGGCCACGTCAACTACGGCTGCATTCCCTCCGTCATGTACACCTTCCCCGAGGTTGCGTGGGTTGGTCAGTCTGAGCAGGACCTCAAGAAGGCCGACATCCCCTACCGCGTCGGCACTTTCCCCTTCAGCGCCAACTCCCGTGCCAAGACCAACCTCGACACTGAGGGGTTCGTCAAGATTCTCGCCGACCCTGAGACCGACCGCCTTCTCGGCATCCACATCATCGGCCCCAACGCTGGTGAGATGATTGCTGAGGGCACTCTTGCGCTCGAGTATGGTGCTTCCAGCGAGGATAttgcgcgcacttgccacGCCCACCCTACTCTTTCTGAGGCCTTCAAGGAGGCTGCCATGGCCACCCACGCCAAGGCCATCCATTTCTAA
- a CDS encoding hypothetical protein (EggNog:ENOG503NUM0; COG:I), with the protein MAKLTKERTYPLMSRREIEAQIADGKHMVIVDGHVLKVDAFMQFHPGGDKAMKHMVGRDATDEVNGLHSPEARAMMNKYRVGRIEGRWNNFLPPIQGGKYRKRLEDGAMEVEEEDDSGRLSAPAVTITADTPSSELESRPPSPVFDVDGSALRKRQVKESMGSSAASITSASSLEESHGDGSLPLDGMAHLDILTRKEIKLDLDKYPAVDQDTQEVIVEKYRKLHDRIKADGLYDCNYYAYAIECSRYITFFGLMLLFLKWKWYIPSAFFLGVFWHQLVFSAHDAGHMGITHNFQVDTIIGIIIADFLGGLSLGWWKRSHNVHHIVTNSPEHDPDIEHMPFFAISHRFLASLRSTYYERIMPYDAAAKFFISMQHNLYYVIMLFGRFNLYRLSMEYLILGQGPKKGVAAWHRWFEFAGQVFFWYWFGYELLYKSVDGGWNRFWFVMVSHMVTCPLHVQITLSHFAMSTADLGVDESFPQKMLRTTMDVDCPTWLDFFHGGLQFQAIHHLFPRIPRHNLRKTQRLVQEFCDEVGIPYALFGFVDGNKEVIGRLGEVARQAAILKKCQGVMIGEGRVEGHHHHHHH; encoded by the coding sequence ATGGCGAAATTAACCAAGGAACGCACCTACCCGCTGATGAGCCGCCGGGAGATCGAGGCTCAGATTGCTGACGGGAAGCACATGGTTATCGTGGACGGACATGTTCTCAAGGTCGATGCCTTTATGCAGTTTCACCCTGGTGGTGACAAGGCGATGAAGCAcatggtggggagggatgcTACGGATGAGGTCAATGGGCTTCATTCCCCTGAggcgagggcgatgatgaACAAGTATCGCGTTGGAAGGATCGAAGGAAGGTGGAATAATTTCTTGCCGCCTATTCAAGGTGGTAAATATAGGAAACggcttgaggatggggcaatggaggtggaagaggaggatgattcTGGACGGCTGTCGGCTCCGGCGGTGACGATAACGGCAGACACACCGTCGAGCGAGCTGGAGTCTAGACCACCCTCGCCAgtgtttgatgttgacggTAGTGCTTTGCGGAAGAGACAGGTGAAGGAATCAATGGGGTCGAGTGCTGCGTCGATAACCTCGGCATCGTCGCTAGAGGAGTCtcatggtgatgggagtCTACCTCTCGACGGCATGGCCcacctcgacatcctcacACGCAAGGAGATCAAGCTTGACCTGGACAAATACCCGGCTGTTGACCAGGATACCCAAGAGGTCATCGTCGAGAAGTACCGCAAGCTCCACGACCGCATCAAGGCTGATGGGTTGTATGACTGCAACTATTACGCCTACGCCATCGAATGCTCCCGGTACATCACCTTTTTTGGcctgatgctgctgttcctCAAGTGGAAGTGGTACATCCCCAGCGCTTTCTTCCTTGGTGTTTTCTGGCATCAGCTTGTCTTTTCCGCCCATGACGCCGGCCACATGGGGATTACGCACAATTTTCAGGTTGATACCATTATCGGGATCATCATTGCGGATTTCTTGGGAGGGCTGTCgttgggatggtggaaaCGCAGTCATAACGTCCACCATATTGTGACAAATTCGCCGGAGCACGACCCCGACATCGAGCACATGCCGTTTTTTGCTATTTCCCACCGTTTTTTGGCGAGTCTGAGGTCGACGTACTACGAACGGATCATGCCGTAcgatgctgctgccaagtTCTTCATTTCGATGCAGCACAACTTGTATTATGTCATCATGCTCTTTGGGAGGTTCAACCTCTACCGGTTGTCGATGGAGTATCTGATCCTCGGGCAGGGGCcgaaaaagggggtggcggCCTGGCACCGCTGGTTCGAGTTTGCTGGACAGGTCTTTTTCTGGTATTGGTTTGGGTACGAGCTGCTGTACAAGTCCGTCGATGGCGGTTGGAACAGGTTCTGGTTCGTGATGGTCAGCCACATGGTGACTTGCCCGCTGCATGTGCAGATCACGCTGAGCCACTTCGCCATGTCGACGGCTgatttgggggtggatgagagTTTCCCGCAAAAGATGCTGCGGACGACGATGGATGTGGATTGCCCGACCTGGCTGGACTTCTTTCACGGTGGTCTGCAGTTTCAGGCGATTCACCATTTGTTTCCGAGGATTCCGAGGCATAACCTGAGGAAGACGCAGAGGTTGGTGCAGGAGTTTTGCGATGAGGTCGGGATTCCGTATGCGCTCTTTGGGTTTGTGGATGGGAACAAGGAGGTgattgggaggttgggggaggtggcgaggCAGGCGGCTATTTTGAAGAAGTGTCAGGGGGTTatgattggggaggggagggtggaggggcatcatcatcatcatcatcactaa